Proteins encoded in a region of the Megalops cyprinoides isolate fMegCyp1 chromosome 3, fMegCyp1.pri, whole genome shotgun sequence genome:
- the LOC118774035 gene encoding endosialin-like, with protein MGFPGHCCVVLSVLCVWGGPGVLGQELRETDALCNEDGCFAVYFQRKTFLASWRSCRERGGNLATVKRPEEAALIRDLFSGLEPRGSRQRLRLWIGLQRQPRQCSASRPLRGFTWITGDQDTLYTNWLREDTPSTCSAPRCVVMTHGGSAHEQRDNFKWLDGSCSLAVDGFLCRYTYKGMCPALADEGGGAPLYTTPFNLLSTLLTHVPFGSVAAVPCPDAAGGDQSVLCMHQEDGGVGWSKSAPLCSDAAQDWCEQNNGGCEHYCLSAEGRFYCECSEGYLLADDGQSCVPADACQGAPCEFECQPAPGRYRCACPEGYLLAPDGRDCLDVDECLQTPCPQECVNTPGSFLCRCGAGFQPGEGGACEDVDECADDPCEHACENTPGSYTCHCHLGFSPAPDDPTHCQDTDECQIPGTCEQMCVNHVGGFECHCEEGHELQPDHYSCRPVPDGLAPAHADPSYSEVTSFLGLPWDQQGPGFPWLDQLPDWVTGATPLDWLTDPPSLKWLPTDLRWFTDAPQEDSPPTPPPDRLTDHDSSDWAVPDWIWPAQPAITPEPDWLEDESTPTPEPDWLEDESTPTPEPDWLEDESTPTPAPDWQEDESTPTPAPDWQEDESTPTPAPDWLEDKTTPTPTPDWLEDDSTPTSAPDWLEDETTPIPTPEWFEDESTAPLTSDWSEIENKPSPSSSTPEGGAWQWLWPSPTPAPPEESVGRGGTVPHGLAPDRASEYEFGVRDSDPASHSDSPPSPDSRLPAADASTPEWYSPPPLPLTPVSEQGGRQRQDRSWLVVALLVPLCVFVVVMVALGIVYCTRCAVRPRSKSITECYRWVTGGKASPTPPAPAANATPKSRV; from the coding sequence ATGGGCTTTCCTGGGCACTGCTGCGTGGTGCTGTCTGTCCTGTGCGTGTGGGGGGGTCCCGGCGTTTTGGGTCAGGAGCTCCGGGAGACCGACGCTCTGTGCAACGAGGATGGCTGCTTCGCCGTCTACTTCCAGCGCAAGACCTTCCTGGCGTCCTGGcggagctgcagggagagggggggtaaCCTGGCCACGGTGAAGCGTCCGGAGGAGGCGGCGCTGATCCGGGACCTCTTCTCGGGCCTGGAGCCGCGGGGGTCCCGGCAGCGCCTGCGGCTCTGGATCGGGCTGCAACGACAGCCGCGGCAGTGCTCAGCCTCCCGCCCGCTGCGCGGCTTCACCTGGATCACCGGCGACCAGGACACGCTCTACACCAACTGGCTGCGCGAGGACACGCCCAGCACCTGCTCCGCCCCCCGCTGCGTCGTCATGACGCACGGCGGCTCCGCCCACGAGCAGCGCGACAACTTCAAGTGGTTGGATGGGTCGTGCTCGCTGGCCGTGGACGGCTTCCTCTGCCGCTACACCTACAAGGGCATGTGCCCCGCCCTTGCGgacgaggggggcggggccccGCTCTACACCACGCCCTTCAACCTGCTCAGCACCCTGCTGACGCACGTGCCGTTCGGCTCGGTGGCCGCCGTGCCCTGCCCCGATGCTGCCGGGGGCGACCAGTCCGTCCTGTGCATGCACCAGGAGGACGGGGGTGTGGGCTGGTCCAAGAGCGCCCCCCTGTGCTCGGACGCAGCGCAGGACTGGTGCGAGCAGAACAACGGCGGCTGTGAGCACTACTGCCTGAGTGCGGAAGGCCGCTTCTACTGCGAGTGCTCGGAGGGCTACCTGCTGGCGGACGACGGGCAGAGCTGCGTTCCCGCCGACGCCTGCCAGGGGGCGCCCTGCGAGTTCGAATGCCAGCCCGCGCCCGGCAGGTACCGCTGCGCCTGCCCCGAGGGCTACCTGCTGGCGCCGGACGGGCGCGACTGCCTGGACGTGGACGAGTGTCTGCAGACGCCCTGCCCGCAGGAGTGCGTGAACACACCTGGCAGCTTCCTGTGCCGCTGCGGGGCGGGGTTCCAGCCCGGCGAGGGCGGGGCCTGCGAGGACGTGGATGAATGCGCGGACGACCCCTGCGAGCACGCCTGTGAGAACACGCCCGGCTCCTACACCTGCCACTGCCACCTGGGCTTCAGCCCCGCCCCCGACGACCCCACCCACTGCCAGGACACCGACGAGTGCCAGATTCCCGGCACCTGCGAGCAGATGTGTGTCAACCACGTGGGCGGGTTCGAGTGCCACTGCGAGGAGGGCCACGAGCTGCAGCCCGACCACTACTCCTGCAGGCCTGTCCCGGACGGCCTCGCCCCCGCCCACGCTGACCCCTCCTACTCAGAGGTCACCAGCTTCCTGGGGCTGCCCTGGGATCAGCAGGGCCCCGGGTTCCCCTGGCTGGACCAGCTTCCTGATTGGGTGACAGGCGCCACGCCCCTGGACTGGCTGACGGACCCACCCAGCCTGAAGTGGCTGCCCACAGACCTGAGGTGGTTCACAGATGCCCCCCAGGAGGAttcgccccccacccctccccctgacAGGCTGACAGACCACGATAGCTCTGACTGGGCTGTTCCTGATTGGATATGGCCTGCCCAGCCTGCCATTACCCCTGagcctgattggctggaggatGAAAGCACTCCAACCCCTGagcctgattggctggaggatGAAAGCACTCCAACCCCTGagcctgattggctggaggatGAAAGCACTCCAACCCCTGCACCTGATTGGCAAGAGGATGAAAGCACTCCAACCCCTGCACCTGATTGGCAAGAGGACGAAAGCACTCCAACCCCTGcacctgattggctggaagACAAAACTACTCCGACTCCCacacctgattggctggaggatGACAGCACTCCAACGTCTGCACCTGACTGGCTGGAGGACGAAACCACTCCAATTCCCACACCTGAATGGTTTGAGGATGAAAGCACTGCACCCCTGACGTCTGATTGGTCTGAGATTGAAAACAAGCCGAGCCCCTCTTCCTCCACACCAGAAGGGGGCGCCTGGCAGTGGCTGTGGCCCAGCCCCACTCCTGCTCCCCCAGAAGAGAGCGTGGGTCGAGGGGGCACCGTGCCTCACGGCCTGGCCCCAGACAGGGCGTCAGAGTATGAATTTGGAGTGAGGGACAGTGACCCCGCTTCACACAGCGACTCTCCACCGTCCCCAGACTCCAGGCTGCCGGCGGCCGACGCCTCGACCCCCGAGTGGTACAGcccgccccccctgcccctGACGCCGGTGTCAGAGCAGGGGGGGCGGCAGAGGCAGGACCGCAGCTGGCTGGTGGTGGCGCTGCtggtgcctctgtgtgtgttcgtggtggtgatggtggcgCTGGGCATCGTTTACTGCACCCGCTGTGCTGTCCGGCCCCGCAGCAAGAGCATCACCGAGTGCTACCGCTGGGTGACCGGTGGCAAGGCCAGCCCAACCCCCCCGGCCCCCGCTGCCAACGCCACCCCCAAATCTCGCGTCTGA
- the LOC118774049 gene encoding somatostatin receptor type 1-like: MEQPNGTEGALFPTEQPLNFSLDYEDFEQEHDASKIVIPSIYALVCSVGLTGNAMVIYVILKYAKMKTATNIYILNLAIADELFMLSVPFLATAAALRHWPFGSLMCRLVLSVDGINMFTSIFCLTVLSVDRYIAVVHPIKAARYRRPTVAKIINVCVWGLSLVVILPIIVFADTVPAQDGGVDCNFLWPESWWSEAFVVYTFLLGFLLPVVAICLCYCLIVARMRAVGLKAGWMQRRRSEKKLTRMVLLVVAVFVVCWMPFYIVQLVSVFRRPPDPMVTQLFVILSYANSGANPILYGFVSDNFRRSFQRIVCFRWLERGLDTEPVDYCAVALKRQATHHAHDFPLKDCLPSDMLYRNGTYTSRTTTL; encoded by the coding sequence ATGGAACAGCCCAATGGGACGGAGGGGGCGCTGTTTCCCACAGAACAGCCTCTCAACTTCTCCCTGGACTACGAGGACTTTGAGCAGGAGCACGACGCCAGCAAGATCGTCATCCCTTCCATCTACGCGCTGGTGTGCAGCGTGGGCCTGACGGGCAACGCCATGGTCATCTACGTCATCCTCAAGTATGCCAAGATGAAGACGGCCACCAACATCTACATCCTGAACCTGGCCATCGCGGACGAGCTCTTCATGCTGAGCGTGCCGTTCCTGGCCACGGCGGCGGCGCTGCGGCACTGGCCCTTCGGCTCGCTCATGTGCCGGCTGGTGCTCAGCGTGGACGGCATCAACATGTTCACCAGCATCTTCTGTCTGACCGTGCTCAGCGTCGACCGCTACATCGCTGTGGTGCACCCGATCAAAGCTGCCCGCTACCGCCGGCCCACCGTAGCCAAGATCatcaacgtgtgtgtgtgggggctgtCTCTGGTGGTCATCCTACCCATCATCGTCTTCGCCGACACAGTCCCCGCCCAGGACGGCGGCGTGGACTGCAACTTCCTGTGGCCGGAGTCGTGGTGGTCGGAGGCCTTCGTGGTCTACACCTTCCTGCTGGGCTTCCTGCTGCCGGTGGTGGCCATCTGCCTGTGCTACTGCCTGATCGTGGCGCGCATGCGGGCGGTGGGGCTGAAGGCAGGCTGGATGCAGCGGCGGCGCTCGGAGAAGAAGCTGACCCGCAtggtgctgctggtggtggCCGTCTTCGTGGTCTGCTGGATGCCCTTCTACATCGTGCAGCTGGTCAGCGTCTTCCGCCGGCCGCCCGACCCCATGGTCACCCAGCTCTTCGTCATCCTCAGCTACGCCAACAGCGGCGCCAACCCCATCCTCTACGGCTTCGTCTCCGACAACTTCCGCCGCTCCTTCCAGCGGATCGTCTGCTTCCGCTGGCTGGAACGTGGCCTGGACACCGAGCCCGTGGATTACTGCGCCGTCGCCCTGAAGCGGCAGGCCACGCACCATGCCCATGACTTCCCCCTCAAGGACTGCCTGCCCTCCGACATGCTGTACCGCAACGGCACCTACACCTCCCGCACCACCaccctgtga